Proteins encoded by one window of Pirellulales bacterium:
- a CDS encoding histone deacetylase: MTLLYYDPRFLEHRTGAHPERPQRLEQIVAHLARTGIDKRCQSTRWEPISDEDLNLVHSRAYASELAAFARNGGGHIEADTLVSPASYDVARLAAGAAVDAVTQVVQGNDRQALCLVRPPGHHALADSAMGFCLFNNIAIAAAAATHRLGLERVLVVDWDVHHGNGTQATFWEDPRVGFMSIHRWPFYPGTGWKDETGTGDALGTTLNLPIEFGMPRSEYVRGFRDELERFAARMKPQLVLVSAGFDSHTADPVGSLGLETEDFEPLSDAVLDVADAYAGGRLVSILEGGYNPGILAGCLEVHLRRLLVRQSTSNGLPTT, translated from the coding sequence ATGACGCTCCTCTATTACGACCCCAGGTTTTTAGAGCATCGCACCGGCGCCCATCCTGAACGCCCGCAACGGCTTGAGCAGATCGTAGCCCATCTCGCTCGTACGGGGATCGACAAGCGGTGCCAGTCCACTCGCTGGGAGCCCATTTCGGACGAAGATTTAAATCTCGTCCATTCTCGCGCCTATGCCAGCGAACTGGCAGCTTTTGCCCGTAACGGAGGCGGACATATCGAGGCCGATACGCTCGTCAGTCCTGCCAGCTACGATGTAGCCCGACTAGCTGCTGGCGCTGCCGTCGATGCCGTCACCCAGGTCGTGCAGGGCAACGATCGTCAGGCACTTTGCCTAGTACGGCCTCCGGGGCATCATGCCCTGGCAGACTCGGCTATGGGATTCTGTCTGTTCAACAATATCGCCATTGCCGCCGCGGCGGCTACGCACAGGTTAGGGTTGGAACGCGTGCTAGTGGTCGATTGGGACGTGCATCACGGCAATGGCACACAGGCCACATTTTGGGAAGATCCTCGCGTCGGCTTTATGTCGATCCATCGCTGGCCGTTTTATCCGGGAACAGGCTGGAAGGATGAAACGGGCACAGGGGACGCGTTAGGAACGACGCTCAACCTACCGATCGAGTTTGGCATGCCAAGGTCCGAGTACGTGCGGGGTTTTCGCGACGAGCTGGAGCGGTTCGCGGCACGAATGAAGCCGCAATTGGTCCTCGTCAGTGCCGGTTTCGACAGTCACACTGCCGATCCGGTCGGTTCGTTGGGCCTGGAAACGGAGGACTTCGAGCCGCTCTCAGACGCCGTGCTGGACGTGGCAGATGCCTATGCCGGCGGCCGGCTGGTCAGCATCTTGGAGGGGGGCTACAACCCCGGTATCCTGGCCGGCTGTCTCGAAGTACACCTGCGTCGGTTACTGGTTCGGCAATCGACGTCAAACGGTTTACCGACGA